TATGACGGGTTTCGAGCTTGTGGGTGAAGCTGGTGACGGCGCTGAAGCACTTAAGCTCTGCGAACAACTCAAACCCGACATAGTTGTGGTGGATATTTCACTACCATCTATGAATGGTTTCGAGCTTATCAGGCATTTAAATGATAAACCTTTCACAAAAGATTACATAGTCATGACAATGTTTAAAGAGGAAGAATACTTCGATGAAGCGCTAGAATTGAATGTGAAGGGTTATATATTAAAAGAATCTGCTGGAGCGGATTTTAAAAAATGTCTTCAAGAAGTTTCTCTTGGAAAATATTATTTTAGCCCTGAGTTTTCAAACAATCTTGCTAAACACACACATGCCGCTACTGAAT
The Bacteroidota bacterium DNA segment above includes these coding regions:
- a CDS encoding response regulator transcription factor: MAKKIFIVDDHPIVRQGLIKIIGDMTGFELVGEAGDGAEALKLCEQLKPDIVVVDISLPSMNGFELIRHLNDKPFTKDYIVMTMFKEEEYFDEALELNVKGYILKESAGADFKKCLQEVSLGKYYFSPEFSNNLAKHTHAATELLNKKPSLKLLTAMELKVLKLISENKTSKEIGEQLHISYRTVQNHRAHICEKLGIEGYNTLLQFAIEHRHML